Proteins encoded in a region of the Phacochoerus africanus isolate WHEZ1 chromosome 8, ROS_Pafr_v1, whole genome shotgun sequence genome:
- the ENO1 gene encoding alpha-enolase isoform X1: MSILKIHAREIFDSRGNPTVEVDLYTAKGLFRAAVPSGASTGIYEALELRDNDKTRYMGKGVSRPVKYINEFLAPALCTQKLNVVEQEKIDRLMIEMDGTENKSKFGANAILGVSLAVCKAGAVEKGVPLYRHIADLAGNAEVILPVPAFNVINGGSHAGNKLAMQEFMILPVGAETFREAMRIGAEVYHNLKNVIKEKYGKDATNVGDEGGFAPNILENKEALELLKNAIGKAGYTDKVVIGMDVAASEFYRSGKYDLDFKSPDDPSRYISPDQLADLYKSFIRDYPVVSIEDPFDQDDWEAWHKFTGSAGIQVVGDDLTVTNPKRISKAVAEKSCNCLLLKVNQIGSVTESLQACKLAQSNGWGVMVSHRSGETEDTFIADLVVGLCTGQIKTGAPCRSERLAKYNQILRIEEELGSKAKFAGRNFRNPLAK; this comes from the exons ATGTCTATCCTCAAGATCCACGCCAGGGAGATCTTCGACTCTCGCGGGAACCCCACTGTTGAGGTTGATCTGTACACCGCAAAAG gTCTCTTCCGAGCTGCTGTGCCCAGTGGGGCCTCAACTGGGATCTACGAGGCCCTCGAGCTCCGGGACAATGACAAGACGCGCTACATGGGGAAAG GAGTCTCCAGACCCGTTAAGTATATTAACGAGTTCCTGGCGCCAGCCTTGTGCACACAG AAACTGAACGTCGTGGAGCAGGAGAAGATCGACAGGCTGATGATCGAGATGGACGGCACAGAGAACAAGT CCAAGTTTGGTGCCAACGCCATTCTGGGCGTGTCCCTGGCCGTCTGCAAGGCTGGCGCTGTTGAGAAGGGGGTGCCCCTGTACCGCCACATCGCCGACCTGGCTGGCAATGCCGAGGTCATCCTGCCAGTTCCG GCTTTCAACGTCATCAACGGTGGCTCCCACGCCGGCAACAAGCTGGCCATGCAGGAGTTCATGATCCTCCCCGTCGGGGCCGAAACCTTCCGGGAGGCCATGCGCATCGGGGCCGAGGTCTACCACAACCTGAAGAATGTCATCAAGGAGAAATACGGGAAGGACGCCACCAACGTGGGCGATGAGGGCGGCTTTGCGCCCAACATCCTGGAGAACAAGGAAG CCCTGGAGCTGCTGAAGAACGCCATCGGGAAGGCCGGCTACACCGACAAGGTTGTCATCGGCATGGACGTGGCCGCCTCGGAGTTCTACAGGTCGGGCAAGTACGACCTGGACTTCAAGTCGCCCGACGACCCCAGCAGGTACATCTCACCAGACCAGCTGGCCGACTTGTACAAGTCCTTCATCAGGGACTATCCAG TGGTGTCCATCGAGGACCCCTTCGACCAGGATGACTGGGAAGCCTGGCACAAGTTCACTGGCAGCGCGGGAATCCAGGTAGTGGGCGACGACCTCACGGTGACCAACCCCAAGAGGATTTCCAAGGCCGTGGCTGAGAAATCGTGCAACTGCCTCCTGCTCAAAGTCAACCAGATCGGCTCGGTGACCGAGTCCCTGCAGGC GTGCAAGCTGGCACAGTCCAACGGCTGGGGCGTCATGGTGTCACATCGCTCCGGGGAGACCGAAGACACCTTCATCGCCGACCTGGTGGTGGGGCTCTGCACCGGGCAG atCAAGACTGGCGCACCTTGCCGATCCGAGCGCTTGGCCAAGTACAACCAGATCCTCAG AATCGAAGAGGAACTGGGCAGCAAGGCCAAGTTTGCCGGCAGGAACTTCAGAAACCCCCTCGCCAAGTAA
- the ENO1 gene encoding alpha-enolase isoform X2 yields MSILKIHAREIFDSRGNPTVEVDLYTAKGLFRAAVPSGASTGIYEALELRDNDKTRYMGKGVSKAVEHINKTIAPALVSKKLNVVEQEKIDRLMIEMDGTENKSKFGANAILGVSLAVCKAGAVEKGVPLYRHIADLAGNAEVILPVPAFNVINGGSHAGNKLAMQEFMILPVGAETFREAMRIGAEVYHNLKNVIKEKYGKDATNVGDEGGFAPNILENKEALELLKNAIGKAGYTDKVVIGMDVAASEFYRSGKYDLDFKSPDDPSRYISPDQLADLYKSFIRDYPVVSIEDPFDQDDWEAWHKFTGSAGIQVVGDDLTVTNPKRISKAVAEKSCNCLLLKVNQIGSVTESLQACKLAQSNGWGVMVSHRSGETEDTFIADLVVGLCTGQIKTGAPCRSERLAKYNQILRIEEELGSKAKFAGRNFRNPLAK; encoded by the exons ATGTCTATCCTCAAGATCCACGCCAGGGAGATCTTCGACTCTCGCGGGAACCCCACTGTTGAGGTTGATCTGTACACCGCAAAAG gTCTCTTCCGAGCTGCTGTGCCCAGTGGGGCCTCAACTGGGATCTACGAGGCCCTCGAGCTCCGGGACAATGACAAGACGCGCTACATGGGGAAAG GTGTCTCAAAGGCTGTTGAGCACATCAATAAAACTATTGCGCCTGCCCTGGTTAGCAAG AAACTGAACGTCGTGGAGCAGGAGAAGATCGACAGGCTGATGATCGAGATGGACGGCACAGAGAACAAGT CCAAGTTTGGTGCCAACGCCATTCTGGGCGTGTCCCTGGCCGTCTGCAAGGCTGGCGCTGTTGAGAAGGGGGTGCCCCTGTACCGCCACATCGCCGACCTGGCTGGCAATGCCGAGGTCATCCTGCCAGTTCCG GCTTTCAACGTCATCAACGGTGGCTCCCACGCCGGCAACAAGCTGGCCATGCAGGAGTTCATGATCCTCCCCGTCGGGGCCGAAACCTTCCGGGAGGCCATGCGCATCGGGGCCGAGGTCTACCACAACCTGAAGAATGTCATCAAGGAGAAATACGGGAAGGACGCCACCAACGTGGGCGATGAGGGCGGCTTTGCGCCCAACATCCTGGAGAACAAGGAAG CCCTGGAGCTGCTGAAGAACGCCATCGGGAAGGCCGGCTACACCGACAAGGTTGTCATCGGCATGGACGTGGCCGCCTCGGAGTTCTACAGGTCGGGCAAGTACGACCTGGACTTCAAGTCGCCCGACGACCCCAGCAGGTACATCTCACCAGACCAGCTGGCCGACTTGTACAAGTCCTTCATCAGGGACTATCCAG TGGTGTCCATCGAGGACCCCTTCGACCAGGATGACTGGGAAGCCTGGCACAAGTTCACTGGCAGCGCGGGAATCCAGGTAGTGGGCGACGACCTCACGGTGACCAACCCCAAGAGGATTTCCAAGGCCGTGGCTGAGAAATCGTGCAACTGCCTCCTGCTCAAAGTCAACCAGATCGGCTCGGTGACCGAGTCCCTGCAGGC GTGCAAGCTGGCACAGTCCAACGGCTGGGGCGTCATGGTGTCACATCGCTCCGGGGAGACCGAAGACACCTTCATCGCCGACCTGGTGGTGGGGCTCTGCACCGGGCAG atCAAGACTGGCGCACCTTGCCGATCCGAGCGCTTGGCCAAGTACAACCAGATCCTCAG AATCGAAGAGGAACTGGGCAGCAAGGCCAAGTTTGCCGGCAGGAACTTCAGAAACCCCCTCGCCAAGTAA